One genomic segment of Bradyrhizobium prioriisuperbiae includes these proteins:
- a CDS encoding LysR family transcriptional regulator → MRKLPPLNAIRAFEAAARHQSFTAAASELCVTVTAISHQVRQLEAILDRKLFERSGRAVVLTAEGRAIFPLLRDGFDHLAGAFAIIRPPGDGDAVTVSTTRAFAERWLMPRLERFNAAFPDIVVHIDATEDVTTPGLHGIDLAVRYGRAERTERTGVLFDDRYIAVAASAVCPPAARLSIDDFPTRPLLAYRWKNSTLDSPAWSTWLAGAVHDTHRDFRISWFSEETLALHAAERGLGPLLCSDALVDDHLRQGTLRQIEGPSLAGYAYRLVEAPSPIRRKTVAALVGWLHDEAAAFRTQSSRVTASQAA, encoded by the coding sequence ATGCGCAAATTGCCGCCGCTCAATGCCATCCGCGCGTTCGAAGCCGCGGCACGCCACCAAAGCTTCACCGCGGCCGCGAGCGAGCTCTGCGTGACCGTGACCGCAATCAGCCATCAGGTCCGCCAGCTCGAGGCCATCCTGGACCGCAAGCTGTTCGAACGTTCCGGACGCGCGGTTGTGCTCACCGCCGAGGGGCGTGCGATCTTTCCGCTGCTTCGTGACGGCTTCGATCATCTGGCCGGCGCGTTCGCCATCATCCGCCCACCGGGCGATGGTGATGCCGTCACCGTCTCGACCACCCGTGCCTTCGCCGAACGCTGGCTGATGCCGCGGCTCGAACGCTTCAATGCGGCGTTTCCGGACATCGTCGTGCATATCGACGCGACCGAAGACGTGACGACACCCGGACTGCACGGCATCGACCTCGCAGTTCGCTACGGACGCGCCGAGCGCACGGAGCGCACCGGCGTGCTGTTCGACGACCGCTACATCGCCGTTGCCGCAAGCGCGGTCTGCCCGCCCGCGGCCCGGCTCTCGATCGACGATTTTCCGACCCGGCCACTGCTGGCGTATCGCTGGAAGAACTCGACGCTGGATTCACCAGCCTGGTCCACATGGCTCGCCGGGGCCGTGCACGACACCCATCGCGATTTCCGCATCTCCTGGTTCAGCGAAGAGACGCTGGCGCTACATGCGGCAGAACGCGGCCTCGGGCCGCTGTTGTGCAGCGACGCACTGGTGGACGATCATTTGCGCCAAGGCACGCTGCGGCAGATCGAGGGGCCCTCCCTCGCCGGTTATGCCTACCGGCTGGTGGAAGCGCCTTCGCCCATCCGGCGCAAGACGGTGGCGGCCTTGGTCGGCTGGCTGCACGACGAGGCCGCCGCGTTCCGCACCCAGTCCTCCCGTGTCACGGCTTCACAGGCTGCGTGA
- a CDS encoding urea carboxylase-associated family protein encodes MNQRVTIDASRAILIPARHGIAARLRAGQSVSVLNTYGKQVVDTWAFNASDMTEFMSMEHSRAAMLRLTPQIGDTLVTNRRRAILTVVADTTPGVHDTLIAACDIHRYRQLGAVGHHDSCTDNLAAALDALGLAAPETPAPLNLFMNVPVADDGTLRFQPPVSEPGQYITLRADMDLVIVFSACPQDMVPVNDMKPTDAHFLIT; translated from the coding sequence GTGAACCAGAGAGTGACCATCGACGCGAGCCGCGCCATCCTGATTCCGGCCCGCCACGGCATCGCCGCGCGCCTTCGCGCGGGACAGAGTGTCAGCGTGCTGAACACCTACGGCAAGCAGGTGGTCGACACCTGGGCCTTCAACGCCAGCGACATGACCGAATTCATGTCCATGGAACACAGCCGGGCGGCCATGCTGAGACTCACCCCGCAGATCGGCGATACGCTGGTGACCAACCGGCGGCGCGCGATCCTCACCGTCGTCGCCGACACCACGCCCGGCGTTCACGACACCCTGATCGCCGCTTGCGACATCCATCGTTATCGCCAGCTCGGCGCCGTCGGACATCACGACAGCTGCACGGATAATCTCGCGGCCGCTCTCGACGCACTGGGGCTGGCCGCACCCGAGACGCCGGCGCCGCTCAACCTGTTCATGAACGTGCCGGTGGCCGACGACGGCACGCTCCGCTTCCAGCCGCCAGTCAGCGAGCCCGGACAATACATCACGCTTCGCGCCGACATGGACCTGGTCATCGTGTTCTCGGCCTGCCCGCAGGACATGGTGCCGGTGAACGACATGAAGCCGACGGACGCCCATTTCCTGATCACCTGA
- a CDS encoding LysR substrate-binding domain-containing protein, which produces MHLRQLECFRALMLHGTTIRAAELLGMSQPGLSTMIANLEHATGLTLFVRRGGRLQPTAEARLFYVEAARALEAVENTARVATEIRSGRRGHLAIAAYPSISISLLPRLLSQFSKPRPDLQVKIITRNSGTVRELMSTQQFDIAIAELPLDYPTSHMEIFSYECMCMLPKAHPLARLKQIEPNDLDGVPFITLFRGDPIYQQLASAFSEYGARWNVVAETEFFSSACELVAAGVGVGIVDPVVSRPFTRDLVLRPFKPAISYRVAILSPTGEELSLVARDFVDLLRKHLQP; this is translated from the coding sequence ATGCACTTGCGGCAGCTGGAATGTTTTCGCGCCTTGATGCTTCACGGCACCACGATCCGGGCGGCCGAATTGCTCGGCATGTCGCAGCCCGGCCTCAGTACCATGATCGCGAATCTCGAACATGCCACCGGGCTGACCCTGTTCGTGCGGCGGGGGGGCCGGCTGCAGCCGACCGCCGAAGCCAGGCTGTTCTATGTCGAGGCGGCGCGCGCGCTCGAAGCGGTGGAGAACACGGCGCGGGTCGCCACCGAGATCCGGTCCGGCCGGCGCGGGCACCTGGCGATTGCGGCCTATCCCAGCATCTCCATCAGTCTGTTGCCGCGCCTGCTATCGCAATTCTCCAAGCCGCGCCCCGATCTGCAGGTCAAGATCATCACTCGCAACTCCGGCACCGTGCGCGAGCTGATGTCGACGCAGCAGTTCGATATCGCGATTGCCGAGCTGCCGCTCGATTATCCGACTTCGCACATGGAGATATTCTCCTACGAGTGCATGTGCATGCTGCCGAAGGCGCATCCGCTGGCGCGGCTCAAGCAGATCGAGCCGAACGATCTCGACGGCGTTCCCTTTATTACGCTGTTTCGTGGTGACCCGATCTATCAGCAGCTCGCCTCGGCGTTCTCCGAATATGGGGCGCGCTGGAATGTGGTGGCGGAGACGGAGTTCTTCTCCTCCGCGTGCGAACTGGTTGCGGCCGGCGTCGGCGTCGGCATCGTCGATCCGGTGGTCAGCCGTCCTTTCACCAGGGATCTGGTGCTGCGGCCGTTCAAGCCGGCGATCAGCTATCGCGTTGCGATCCTGTCGCCGACCGGCGAGGAGCTCTCGCTGGTCGCGCGCGATTTCGTCGACCTGCTGCGCAAGCACCTGCAGCCGTGA
- the bamA gene encoding outer membrane protein assembly factor BamA produces the protein MTTGVRVLREGLLAALLMIVPPAATTMMGLLAASPAAAQSAASIVVEGNRRVEAETIRSYFKPDAAGRLDSGRVDDGLKALYDTGLFQDVKINHAGGHLVVIVVENQVIGRVAFEGNKKVKDDQLTAEIQSKPRGTFSRAMVQSDAQRISEIYRRSGRYDVHVVPQIIEQPNNRVDLIFEVTEGNKTGVKTINFVGNKAYSAYRLRDIIKTRESNLLSFLGGNDVYDPDRVEADRDLIRRFYLKNGYADVQVIAALTEYDPEGKGFIVTFTIEEGQQYRVASVQFRSTIATLDGNSLANVSRISVGSVYNAELIEKSVEEMQLETSRRGYAFATVRPNGERNFEARTVAIIFAIDEGPRNYIERINVRGNTRTRDYVIRREFDISEGDAYNRALVDRAERRLKNLDYFKSVKITTEPGSSSDRVILNVDLEEKSTGEFSVSGGYSTSDGFLGEVSVSERNLLGRGLYAKTSVSYGQYSNGVSLSFVEPYLLDYRVALGVDLFYKNQAESSYQSYSVQSYGFSTRLGFQLREDLTLQLRYSLMSQKMGLTSVYDNCNNNPANPNLAFNPTPAYAAAHGIDLTSTGGLGCYYDGEASLPVRIELDKGRAITSALGYTLTFNTLDNNKNATSGLLVDLRQDFAGVGGNVSYVKSTADLKYYQPLVADIVGLIHLQGGILNKIGNDDLRMLDHFQMGPQLVRGFETNGIGPRDITTGTTNDALGGTKYWGASAEMQVPFWFLPKEVGLKGAVYADAGSLWGYQGPTSWAQTAETMSYSDSSIVRSSVGVGLVWASPFGPLRFDYAVPLTKSPYDRVQEFRFGGGTSF, from the coding sequence ATGACAACTGGAGTGCGGGTATTGAGGGAAGGCCTGCTTGCCGCCCTGCTCATGATCGTTCCGCCCGCAGCAACCACGATGATGGGTCTCCTCGCCGCGTCGCCGGCGGCGGCGCAATCGGCCGCGTCGATCGTGGTGGAGGGCAACCGGCGCGTCGAGGCTGAAACCATCCGCTCGTATTTCAAGCCGGATGCGGCCGGGCGGCTGGACAGCGGCCGCGTCGATGACGGCCTCAAGGCGCTGTACGACACCGGCCTGTTCCAGGATGTCAAAATCAATCACGCCGGCGGCCATCTCGTCGTCATCGTGGTGGAGAACCAGGTGATCGGCCGCGTCGCGTTCGAAGGCAACAAGAAGGTCAAGGACGACCAGCTCACTGCCGAGATCCAGTCCAAGCCGCGCGGCACGTTTTCCCGCGCGATGGTGCAATCGGATGCCCAACGCATTTCGGAGATCTATCGCCGCTCCGGTCGCTATGATGTGCACGTGGTGCCGCAGATCATCGAGCAGCCCAACAACCGCGTCGACCTGATCTTCGAGGTGACCGAAGGCAACAAGACCGGCGTCAAGACCATCAACTTCGTCGGCAACAAGGCCTATTCGGCCTATCGGCTGCGCGACATCATCAAGACCCGTGAGTCCAATCTCCTGAGCTTCCTCGGCGGCAACGATGTTTATGATCCCGACCGGGTCGAGGCCGACCGAGACCTGATCCGGCGCTTCTATCTGAAGAACGGTTATGCCGACGTGCAGGTGATTGCCGCGCTGACCGAATATGATCCGGAGGGCAAGGGCTTCATCGTCACCTTCACCATCGAGGAGGGGCAACAGTACCGCGTCGCGTCGGTCCAGTTCCGCTCGACCATCGCCACCCTCGACGGCAATTCGCTGGCGAACGTGTCGCGGATCAGCGTCGGCTCGGTCTACAACGCCGAATTGATCGAGAAGTCGGTCGAGGAAATGCAACTGGAGACGTCGCGGCGCGGCTACGCGTTCGCGACCGTGCGTCCCAATGGCGAGCGCAATTTCGAAGCCCGCACGGTGGCGATCATCTTCGCGATCGACGAGGGGCCGCGCAACTACATCGAGCGCATCAATGTGCGCGGCAACACCCGCACCCGCGACTATGTGATCCGCCGCGAATTCGACATCTCCGAAGGCGATGCCTACAACCGCGCCCTGGTCGACCGCGCCGAACGCCGGCTGAAGAATCTCGACTACTTCAAGAGCGTGAAGATCACCACGGAGCCCGGCTCCTCCAGCGACCGCGTGATTCTCAATGTGGACCTCGAAGAGAAATCGACCGGCGAATTCTCGGTGTCCGGCGGCTACTCGACCTCGGACGGCTTCCTGGGCGAAGTCAGCGTGTCCGAACGCAATCTTTTGGGCCGCGGTCTCTACGCCAAGACGTCGGTGTCCTATGGCCAGTATTCCAACGGCGTCTCGCTGTCGTTTGTCGAGCCATACCTGCTGGATTACCGCGTCGCGCTGGGCGTCGACCTCTTCTACAAAAACCAGGCGGAAAGCAGCTATCAGTCGTATTCGGTCCAATCATACGGCTTCAGCACGCGACTCGGTTTTCAACTGCGCGAGGATCTGACGCTGCAACTGCGCTATTCTCTCATGAGCCAGAAGATGGGACTGACATCGGTCTATGACAACTGCAACAACAACCCGGCGAATCCCAATCTGGCCTTCAATCCGACGCCGGCTTATGCCGCCGCGCATGGCATCGACCTGACATCCACCGGCGGTCTCGGCTGTTACTACGATGGCGAAGCGTCGCTGCCGGTCCGGATCGAACTGGACAAGGGCCGGGCCATCACATCGGCGCTGGGTTACACCCTGACCTTCAACACCCTCGACAACAACAAGAACGCCACCTCGGGCTTGCTGGTCGACCTGCGCCAGGATTTCGCCGGCGTGGGTGGCAATGTCAGCTATGTCAAATCGACCGCGGACCTGAAATATTATCAGCCGCTGGTGGCCGATATCGTCGGCCTGATCCATCTGCAGGGCGGCATCCTGAACAAGATCGGCAACGACGACCTGCGCATGCTCGATCACTTCCAGATGGGCCCGCAACTGGTGCGCGGCTTCGAGACCAACGGTATCGGCCCACGCGACATCACCACCGGCACCACCAACGATGCGCTGGGCGGCACCAAATACTGGGGTGCATCGGCCGAGATGCAGGTGCCGTTCTGGTTCCTGCCCAAGGAAGTTGGCCTCAAGGGCGCGGTCTATGCCGACGCCGGTTCGCTATGGGGCTACCAGGGGCCGACATCCTGGGCGCAGACGGCCGAGACCATGAGCTACAGCGACTCCAGCATCGTCCGCTCATCGGTCGGCGTCGGCCTGGTCTGGGCCTCGCCGTTCGGCCCGCTGCGCTTCGATTATGCGGTGCCGCTGACCAAGAGCCCATATGACCGGGTGCAGGAGTTCCGGTTCGGCGGCGGCACGTCGTTCTGA